In a genomic window of Thunnus thynnus chromosome 16, fThuThy2.1, whole genome shotgun sequence:
- the LOC137199994 gene encoding MAPK/MAK/MRK overlapping kinase-like isoform X1 — MMHYSNWLIDVKNRASLRNACKTPPNTDWNNRGNVADMQNNIPQPNKAKTCEQTVTSHLWKTGYKIIKKIGEGTFSEVLKTQSLKDGKFYACKTMKQTINSLEQANNLREVQAMKRLSPHANIIQLHELIFDKETGTVSLICELMDMNIYEFIQGRETPLPDHTVKHYMYQLCKSLAHIHRCGIFHRDVKPENILIKQNVLKLGDFGSCRSVYSKPPHTEYISTRWYRAPECLLTDGYYSLKMDIWSTGCVFFEIMSLNPLFPGTNELDQVAKIHDVLGTPEQSLLQKFKQSRAMHFNFLPKKGSGISRLIPNCPAPALSLLYQMLAYDPNERISAETALRHTYFRESRLAEKKAEGLHRLSGIMDGVERSGTHNSLDHIWRPTRLGKQLRGRHTRQTPLMSHNMKHVAEPLIKRNVPHYPTELPKLNMVVPGPQISFPVSSMPAFTVTHQGTLPAITSKKCQSRLAKPRDESHRAAFKTYYMPPLDRKHGGY; from the exons ATGATGCACTACTCAAATTGGCTTATTGACGTTAAAAACAGGGCAAGCCTTCGAAATGCATGTAAAACACCACCTAACACCGACTGGAACAACAGGGGGAATGTTGCGGACATGCAGAACAACATCCCGCAGCCTAATAAAGCAAAGACATGCGAGCAAACGGTCACCAGCCACCTCTGGAAAACAG gctacaaaataatcaagaaaatcGGGGAGGGCACATTTTCTGAGGTTCTGAAAACTCAGAGCCTGAAAGATGGGAAATTCTACGCATGTAAAACGATGAAGCAGACAATTAACAG TCTGGAGCAGGCCAACAACCTGCGGGAAGTCCAGGCCATGAAGAGACTCAGTCCACATGCAAATATCATCCAGCTACATGAACTGATTTT TGACAAAGAAACCGGAACTGTGTCTTTGATTTGTGAGCTGATGGATATGAACATCTATGAGTTCATACAAG GAAGAGAAACACCACTTCCTGACCATACAGTAAAGCACTACATGTACCAGCTGTGCAAGTCACTTGCACATATTCACAG gtgTGGGATCTTTCACAGAGATGTGAAGCCAGAGAACATTCTCATCAAA CAAAATGTTCTGAAGCTTGGAGACTTTGGCTCATGTCGCAGTGTGTACTCCAAGCCCCCGCACACAGAGTACATCTCCACACGTTGGTACCGAGCCCCAGAGTGCCTCCTCACCGATGGCTATTATAGCTTAAAGATGGACATCTGGAGCACTGGCTGTGTCTTCTTTGAGATCATGAG TTTGAATCCTCTCTTCCCTGGAACCAATGAGTTGGACCAGGTTGCCAAGATCCATGATGTGTTGGGGACACCAGAACAAAGTCTCCTCCAGAAATTCAAGCA ATCTAGAGCGATGCATTTCAACTTCCTTCCTAAGAAAGGCAGCGGTATCTCACGGTTAATCCCTAACTGCCCAGCCCCAGCACTGTCACTGCTCTATCAAATGCTCGCCTATGACCCCAATGAACGCATCTCTGCAGAAACAGCCCTGAGGCACACATACTTTAGGGAAAGCAG GCTAGCAGAGAAGAAAGCCGAGGGTCTTCACAGGCTTTCTGGGATCATGGATGGAGTAGAAAGAAGCGGGACACACAACTCCTTAGACCACATCTGGCGACCAACTAGACTTGGCAAACAACTGAGGGGGAGACATACAAGGCAAACACCTTTAATGAGT CACAACATGAAGCATGTGGCAGAGCCCCTCATCAAACGGAACGTCCCTCATTATCCAACAGAGCTGCCCAAGCTCAACATGGTTGTCCCAGGACCACAGATCTCCTTCCCAGTTTCCTCTATGCCTGCTTTTACTGTCACTCACCAAGGCACACTGCCAGCCATCACATCTAAAAAGTGCCAGTCACGGTTGGCCAAG CCCAGGGATGAGTCACACCGTGCAGCTTTCAAGACCTACTACATGCCACCTCTGGATAGGAAACATGGGGGCTACTGA
- the LOC137199994 gene encoding MAPK/MAK/MRK overlapping kinase-like isoform X2: protein MHCYKIIKKIGEGTFSEVLKTQSLKDGKFYACKTMKQTINSLEQANNLREVQAMKRLSPHANIIQLHELIFDKETGTVSLICELMDMNIYEFIQGRETPLPDHTVKHYMYQLCKSLAHIHRCGIFHRDVKPENILIKQNVLKLGDFGSCRSVYSKPPHTEYISTRWYRAPECLLTDGYYSLKMDIWSTGCVFFEIMSLNPLFPGTNELDQVAKIHDVLGTPEQSLLQKFKQSRAMHFNFLPKKGSGISRLIPNCPAPALSLLYQMLAYDPNERISAETALRHTYFRESRLAEKKAEGLHRLSGIMDGVERSGTHNSLDHIWRPTRLGKQLRGRHTRQTPLMSHNMKHVAEPLIKRNVPHYPTELPKLNMVVPGPQISFPVSSMPAFTVTHQGTLPAITSKKCQSRLAKPRDESHRAAFKTYYMPPLDRKHGGY from the exons ATGCACT gctacaaaataatcaagaaaatcGGGGAGGGCACATTTTCTGAGGTTCTGAAAACTCAGAGCCTGAAAGATGGGAAATTCTACGCATGTAAAACGATGAAGCAGACAATTAACAG TCTGGAGCAGGCCAACAACCTGCGGGAAGTCCAGGCCATGAAGAGACTCAGTCCACATGCAAATATCATCCAGCTACATGAACTGATTTT TGACAAAGAAACCGGAACTGTGTCTTTGATTTGTGAGCTGATGGATATGAACATCTATGAGTTCATACAAG GAAGAGAAACACCACTTCCTGACCATACAGTAAAGCACTACATGTACCAGCTGTGCAAGTCACTTGCACATATTCACAG gtgTGGGATCTTTCACAGAGATGTGAAGCCAGAGAACATTCTCATCAAA CAAAATGTTCTGAAGCTTGGAGACTTTGGCTCATGTCGCAGTGTGTACTCCAAGCCCCCGCACACAGAGTACATCTCCACACGTTGGTACCGAGCCCCAGAGTGCCTCCTCACCGATGGCTATTATAGCTTAAAGATGGACATCTGGAGCACTGGCTGTGTCTTCTTTGAGATCATGAG TTTGAATCCTCTCTTCCCTGGAACCAATGAGTTGGACCAGGTTGCCAAGATCCATGATGTGTTGGGGACACCAGAACAAAGTCTCCTCCAGAAATTCAAGCA ATCTAGAGCGATGCATTTCAACTTCCTTCCTAAGAAAGGCAGCGGTATCTCACGGTTAATCCCTAACTGCCCAGCCCCAGCACTGTCACTGCTCTATCAAATGCTCGCCTATGACCCCAATGAACGCATCTCTGCAGAAACAGCCCTGAGGCACACATACTTTAGGGAAAGCAG GCTAGCAGAGAAGAAAGCCGAGGGTCTTCACAGGCTTTCTGGGATCATGGATGGAGTAGAAAGAAGCGGGACACACAACTCCTTAGACCACATCTGGCGACCAACTAGACTTGGCAAACAACTGAGGGGGAGACATACAAGGCAAACACCTTTAATGAGT CACAACATGAAGCATGTGGCAGAGCCCCTCATCAAACGGAACGTCCCTCATTATCCAACAGAGCTGCCCAAGCTCAACATGGTTGTCCCAGGACCACAGATCTCCTTCCCAGTTTCCTCTATGCCTGCTTTTACTGTCACTCACCAAGGCACACTGCCAGCCATCACATCTAAAAAGTGCCAGTCACGGTTGGCCAAG CCCAGGGATGAGTCACACCGTGCAGCTTTCAAGACCTACTACATGCCACCTCTGGATAGGAAACATGGGGGCTACTGA